The genomic stretch CTCTTAAGAAGGTGTAAATTTcaccattcattttttttaatttttattgccATAACCCACACCTAATAAAGAGTTTAAAGGCACGACAGAGGCTTCCAAGATATGTTTCAACTTATGAGATTATTTTTagttcaaaaacatttaaatcctAAAATTTAAGTAACTGCTTTACAGAGGTTCCAAAATATgttgtaaattaaattattcTCTATTGTCTCCAAAGCTGCCTGTGGTGATGTGAGAGCGTTGAGTCCGGGGCATAGCAGTGTGTTTACTGTGAGGTAGACAGTGTGGGTGTCTCAACAGGCAGGGACTAGGCGCCTCTTGCGGATGCACTCCCAGAGCCAGTGTGCGGACACCCTCTGCACCTGGctgtcctcctccacctcacccATGCTGTGGGTGGCTGAAGATGAGGCGTAGTCTGGGACCAGGTCTCCATCGTAGGCCACAAAGTACCTCCTGAGGGTGTGGAAATCCTGCAGCGAGGAGGGCAGGTAGAGCTTCACTCCGCTGAAGATGTCcaggagagtctgaggagaaGAACCACATAATTAACAACAAGCACTATGAAGAGGAGTACTTCAAAGTGCATAGGACAGGTTACAcaactactacactactatGGGAGAGCATGTTTCAGGTACAGAGCTGTAAGATGGGAGATCATGTTTCAGGTATGGGGGTGATATATGGGTTGCAGTTGCTAATATCGATTAGTCTATATATCGACCAATATTGATTCTCGATACCAATATTTTTGAAGCACTTCCCCATTCTCTATGTgtcctttttgaacagactggAGTGTTATGGCTGTATGTTACATACATTTGCAGCAAACAATTTTACATCCAGATAAAcatattttcttattattttttacacatgAAAAGTTTATTAGTGAGCTTCACTTCAACTTAAAGGAAATTTGTGGACCTTGCTATGGATTTTTAATGCTAAATATATATtggtaaaacataaatataaatatatatatacacatacccCGTCCACTGTAAATAGACACGCCCATAATTTTTGGCAAATAATTAACCCATAATAGCCAAAGGAGTGATCTGGCTGCAGATATACTTTCCAGGTCATTTTCAAGATGGGCCTTTCATGAAAAGCTGGATATTATGAGAAGAGGTCGGCCAACCCCTGCACTAGCTAACGTGACCCAGCAAGGAAAAGGGTTTGTCTGTCATTTCCAGATGAGCAACTATGAATGGTACCCGTGGCTCACAGCTTCTGAGAAACGCTGCAAATTGTACTGTTGGGAATGCCTGTTGCTTGCAAATGATCGATTTGGTGTTTGGAGCTACATGTTTAAAAACGTTTGGAGACACTGGAGTGGACCTGCAGCTCAGTGCACAAGCATGCAGGGAGACGGAGCTCCAATGAACaagtgagtttataatgttaataataacatGGAGCACTGAAGTCACCTCAGTTAAAATTTCACTACAGTTTGTTCAATCTCAGCTGcgccacattttcagttatttgctgttgtatagcctatttgttttgttattttctggTTGGTGTCTTATATGAAACAGTGACATTGTGCAGTTTAttggacagacttgtttaaGCTTGCATAGCGTAATTTTTTGGTggcattttgtttggcatctttaaatcgcatttttattttttttttatttttgacagtatctGTGACCTTAGTTTCCTAATCTTAATTGTGAATGCAATGCATACTTACTGGTTTTAAATTCTCCTGAAATTAAGTGTTGCTTGACAAAGTCTATATTGAGGTGATGTAATgtaatgagtgtgtgtgtgtaggtgcacTGACCTTGTCCTTGGAGGGCTCCAACAGCTGAGCGCTGCTTCTGTGATGGCTCTGTCCATTTGTGTGCACCTCACATTTCTTCACCTACTCcacacaacaatacaaatgAGAGGGGGTACTGGAGTACTGGGGTAGTCTGATTGTAGTGCTGTGGTTACTGCAGTAGTGTGATAAACTGTACCTTCTTAGCACTCCCGGCCTCTGAGTCTGGGGTACGAGGCTCTGACTTCACTGCCTTTGCTTTGGGAGTACTGGCACCTACTTTGGGAGTACTGGTGCCTGCAGAACAATAGTGTCAAGACTTCATTTTGGATAAAATTATAATCATTGTGTTAATGTAATTATTGATTATTGGAATTCTTCTATTATGTATTgacatttttcttttctaaTATAATGTGCTAcaaaattattcattcactccacacttggtggtaagctactattgtagccacagctgccctgagacagACTGACAAAAGCAAGGCTGCTATTCTGCATcatcagcccctcccaccaccaccactcactaactgcacaaaacatctCAATGACTAGCTTGGCTGTATGTGAGTTCTGTTCTATAGACAGGATCAGTCTGCTTCCACAGTGTTGAGTGAGTTTCTTTACTGTTCTCTGAGCAACATATCACAGAGGTCCATTAGGCCGTTTCCTGGTTCTCTTATTTATTCGGAGCCTCACTTGTGTTTGCACTGAGTTGTTAGTTGGTTAGTGTAGAATGGTTTTCTCTGCATTACTAGACTGACAACATGACAGTGGCTCCACTCACTCTTCTTCTTTGATGCAGCAGAGGGCAGAGCCGGGGGCGGGGCTGGGGGCGGTGGAGAGTCTCCTCCTGAAGAGCTTCTCTCTTCTTTGGCTCCTGAGGGCCCCGCACTCACCTGGAAGTCATTGTTCTCTTTGGAGATGCGGAACAGCTCCTGTCAAACACAGTGTACAGTCACATCCTACTACCGCCCAATCAGGAAGATTCACCTCACTGTAGTATACACTGCAATGGCAGAGGTAAACACATGGAAGTATACATTGGAAGTATTTAGACGGCCCCTGAAGACCAGCATGGTGCAGTGGCGGTGCAATCATGGTGCAACAGGCTCACCCGAAGCTGGTGCAGGTTGGTGGCGCTCTCCCAGTCCTTGTCGTCTCGGACGCGGGTCATACGGGGGAAGCGGATGGAGATGCCGTCAGCTGTGTGCATCTCAGACTTCGAGAACTCTGCTCCAGTGATCTCCCACACCGGAGCACTCTGAGCACAGACACAATGTGAAGCCCAGGGTTGCTGTCAAAAGAGAACCAACAACAAACTGCACATGGTCGTAAGTAAGCAGCTCGGCTCACCTTAGGGTCTCGGATGATAAAGTCAGGATAGTAATTCTTCACTATCTTCAACCAACCGGGGATCTTACTGGGATCCTGCAAACACAACAGCTGTGAGCCCCACTTTATGGATTCACGTTTCAGGTAAAGAGATGGGAGAGCGTGTTTCAGATTGGGGTTAAGGGATTAGGGGTCAGCATGTTTGAAGTTGGGATTAAGGCATTAGGGAAAAGTATGTTACAGGTTGATGTTAGAGTAGAGTATGTTTCAGGTTATGGTTAGGGGAGAGGATGCTTCAGGTCGAATTTTGTGGGTTAGGGGAGAGGATGTTTCAGGTTGAGTTTAGGGGGTTAGAGGAGAGCATATTTCAAATCGGGATTAAGGGGTTAGGGGAGAGCATGTATCAGGTTGAGGTTAAGGGGACAGGGAAGAGCATATTTCAGGTTGGGGTTATGGGGTTAGGGGAGAGGATGTTTCAAGTTGAGCTTAAGGGAGAGAATGTTTCAGGTTGAGTTCAGGGGGTTAAGGGAGAGCAAACCTTGCTAATCTTGACCACGTCCAGCTCCTTCTGCAGCCGAGCCAACATGGCATCGTCGTAACCTCCAGAGCATTTCGTCACTGTGCACCACTTCCCTGAGTCTGGGTCCAAGCAGCCCATCAGGAAACTGGACATGATGCCCCCTGGTGGCACACAACAATATGACAATCAATGCTTCAGCACTTAAggtgagacactgcaggtgGATATCAATTTGCGTCTTGTTTCTCATATTCAACAACatgtttttcttcatgtcaAGTTTTCATATGGCCATATAAGGCATTTGTAAAAATGGCACATTTTGGACATATGATGGATGGATAGAGCcaggttatttttttgtttagacCTTAATAAAATCTAGATCTTCACTAAAATATATGAACAGGTTCATCATGTGTGCATTTTCgtttctttaaaaacatacagtGCTCAAATTGCCTTCACTAACCAACTTGACTGTTAATAAGGATACAACATtctaacgtagatcagaaaatagcgtaatgtaGGTCATTTAAGAACCAGACAAAATGCCAGAAGATAAAACAATGACTTCACCTACTGGTGCGTTGAGGGGTGAAGCAgggtgttttgtttaattcacacatattcaacacaaaccctgcacatgagttcttctctcatacTGAAAACTctttgttccatcttgtgatgtcatttggtaatgcaggaaatgctccactgtgtttttaaactttatacaaATTAATGTATAAAGTTATgtaattaaatcaataaacttaattagaatcatctggatgactTCAGCACTGAAATTGTCAATCTGTACTGACTTAAAAGGTAACGTAGCTAAAGgtagcttgaaaactatcactacgCAATATTATAAGGtgaaatagagcattttgagctttggagatatagactgCCTAATTGGCTTATATTTCCAAACACCTGATATGAAATTATACTAGGCAAAATATGTAGCTGTAGTACTTTCAAATGCTggacaaacaaataataaattacattacatttctgCAGCTGATAATAAAGTGCGCAGAAAGCAAGTAAAGATTTTTGCAAAGGCACAGTACAGACCATTGGCACCCTTTCCATAGAAGGCCCCCAGTACCACGAGGTCAGCAGTGTCAGCCATGGCGCCTTCATTTAGGTAGTCCTTCTTCACCTTCAGCCAGTGACGCTTCCCAGGCTCATAAttgccctacacacacacacatacacaaatacttAGGTCAACCCACTATTACCACAATTTAAAGTTGTTACTGATGTTACTGGTGAATAGGAAAATGCATATGTGTACTTAGTACACTTCCCCTATTTTCTGGTACCATAATAtgcatatgtatatgtatacaaGTGTACATAACTGCGATGGAACTCTACTCAGAAATAACCGTTTtgataaaattatgaaaatttgCTAAAACTATCTATAAGCTCAGAGTCTATCATGTCGTTTGCCTCTCTTCTTGAATGTCATTTGTGCCATTTTGATGGTCAGCCTATGATATACTGATAGACTGTATTATTGACATAGCTAGCCTGccagctgccacgttccaaataagaagtagGCATAGATGCAAATTGGCTCCATCAGAGTCTGGTTGACTGTCAggctcctcattttggtcttaaaaagttcatttgaactgctctactgtgttttttatttctctatttttgtGAGCAATAGGAAACGGACTGtttaggtgccttctttccccaaggtcagtTCTTGCTAgaattagcaacaggtttattATATGACACCCAGACAAAGGGGAGAAGAAAGATATACAAACCTTAACGTCTTTGAGCACCAGCCCCTCCAGTCCCTCTCTGATGACTCTTGTGATCATATCAGCCAGGTCTGCTGCCCTCTGCCAAGAATAAGAGACTTAAAAAGAGCACAAAAAGAATCCACCAACATGTCTTTCATCTGTTAGAACAAACAGCAGACAACGCTTGCCCTTGACTACCATTCCGTGTCTAAATCTGTGCAATAGCTAAATAACCATGCTCTAATGGTTCTTCTACATCTCTAGTTGTATTTTGAGAgatacatgcatgtttgaatagtcGTGTATTGCTCTACATTAAAGGATTGCTTGAGGGCTCAGAAAATTTCAATTTTCACCTCCtacctatctccacccactgcttacgtttaataaaaaaaattaaaatagaatCTGGGTTGGACACAGCTGAAGCCATTTATCAACCATACAAACATTGAAAATTAAGCTAATAGAaattacaaaatgtgaaaataattatttacgataaaaacatgtcttctttaacactatatacagtggggcaaaaacatatttagccaccaattgtgcaagttctcccacttaaaaagatgacagaggcctgtaattttcatcataggtacacacaactataacagacaaaatgagaaaaatccagaaaatcacacatacacaaatgGAAACTCTCCAAATACACatgatttttaaacaatttatttgcaaattatggtggaaaataagtatttggtcaataacaaaagttcatctcaatactttgttacatACCCGTTATATACGTTTGATCTTCATCTTCTTGCTGATGGAGGTTTATACatcaaaatctcatgatacatgGATCCATTaattctttccttctctttcctaCACGGATCAGTCGCCTTATGTAtctctttgcagaaaaacagccccaaagcatgatgtttccaccctcatgcttcacagtaagcatgtgttctttggatgcaactcagcattctttctcctccaaacacgacaagttgagttttagCGAAAGGTTCTATTTTGgattcatctgaccatatgataGTCTCCTAATCCTCTTCTgtatcatccaaatgctctttagcaaacttcagacgggcctggacatgtactggcttaagcgggggacacgtctggcactgtaGGATTTGAGttcctggtggtgtagtgtgttactgatggtagcgtttgttactttggtcccagctctctgcaggtcattcgcTAGgccccccgtgtggttctgggatttctgctcaccgttcttgtgatcacTTTGAtcccacggggtgagatcttgcgtggacCCCCAGATTGAGGGAGATGATCAATGGTcatgtatgtcttccattttctaataattgctcccacagttgatttcttcagaccaagctgcttacctatcgcagattcagtcttcccagcctggtgcaggtctacaattttgtttctggtgtcctttgtcagctctttggtcttggccatagtggagtctggagtctgactgtttgaggttgtggacaggtgtcttttatactgataacgagttcaaacaggtgtcATTTATACAGGTAacaagtggaggacagaggagcctcttaaagaagaagttacaggtctgtgagagccagaaaccTTGCTTGCTTATTTGTtatttgtaggtgaccaaatacttatttaacagaggaatttaccaatgaattcattaaaaatcctacaatgtgatttcctggattcctGGAttcccccattctgtctctcatagttgaagtgagcCAATGAtaaaaattacaggcctctctcatctttttaagtgggagaatttgcacaattggtggctgccTAAATACCTTTTTTGCCCCCACTGTACATTTAGTATTGTCTATAAATGTTAACCATGCAGGGTTTTTATGTGTTCATCAAACTGCAGCAGTGATGTGAGCACTCACTGTGACGTGCTTCATCTCAGAGAAGAGGATTCTGTTGGGCACTTCCACCATGTTGTCATGGAGGAACTTCCTACGTTCACACAGAGGCCTGCAGGACAACCCACATGGGCAAATATCAGCACACATGGGCAGATATTACATGCTGAATACAATGGGCCATTATAGTAAGTTCTATCCAGCTCATGctaaagtaaaatttaaaagtCCTATCTCTTAACATAGAAAGTAATGCAAGCAACCAAGGGATTCAGCTCTGAAATGACTCAGAAAGTTAGTGCTCAATGATGTGCATGActtcttttacacatttataaaaaatGTGCAAGATTATATAAAGGGGTAACATTTAGGGGTTgtgtgtttactttttactggtACTGGAatgtagggctgcacaattaatcattatcaaatcaaaatttgagTTTGTGAAATTATCAAACCGTAAAGGCTACAATTATTCCCACCAATTGTcctctgcaaaaaacaaaatatcctgttttgtctttatagaaaaatcttgctgtacctgtagtttagacctctacaaacatgttttgaaatgtataggattcttgtattagtttattagCTCAGATtttagtcttctctcaaatgtgaatgctccTGCAGTTGTTTACAAAGTGGACTCAGAATTctactttttttaaacatatattacaAATCGAATAGCAGTCACAATACTGTCATTCTTATGTGTGTGTTTCGGTGTTGCAGTAGAACAGTGCAGTGCAAGGAGCAGGGCACAGTCTTTACCTCTCCATGAGGCTCACTCCATTGAAGTAGATACAGTCAAACACAAATAGGCACACGTTAGCATCCTGAAAGGCAGCTTTCTgtcaacacaaaaaaatcacctcaTAAATATTGCCCATTCAACTTAGTGGTTTTCATCAGTTGATACCGAtatctgtattgtttttttacGTGCCATGTTGGTTAGGTCATTTATGTGTATTGTATGTCCTGCAGTTATTCAGCACTTTGCCCAAGATAAGACCAGATAAATTCCCCACTGGGActacaaagtacattttttgaagcatgactttaaaataaacaaacctgattgGGTGGCTATACCTGAGTTTGGTCTGAGGAGGAAGTGGTGACCAGTCTGGATTTAGACAAAAGGCATACCTCATATAGTAACTGTGAACGCCTAAGGTCCCAAATGGGAAGGGGCTTGCTGGCCTTACCTTATGAACTCCTAAGGTGCCAAAGGGCAGGGGCTTGCTGGTCTTGGTGTCAATCAGCAACACCTCTGCATCCAGGATCATACTGTGACCACCAGGGAAAGCTTTTGGGATGTAGTCTTTGAAATGGGCCACCTGAGGAAAGGAGGTGAGAGTTAGGGTTTGAGAGAGATGTGCCAAGTCATGTCTAAAAAAACAGTACACGACTTTATTCTAAAGATTTATACATTTAGAAAAGATTTCAGTCCATGTCCAGTGAGGATAAATGGCAATAGTATTCAACTTTTACAAGAAAATCCAGTTAAGCTATACTGGCACTAaacctgtagttgaataaagCAATTCTCGGTCATCTTAAGACATGTCCTACCAATCGAATaattgactaaaaagggggagtagcaaaagctctcaaaactgaTATCTATGCATCTATGCATAGATATCTATGCACTCACAAGACCACAAtgtgagttcatgcaaaaacaactatttatgcagaaatgtACTAGCAAacaatgtatttgtatatagacagattaaacttgtgactCTTGAGTTTAATCtaccaaaataccaaatctaACTCACTCAGTAACTTctcttttctgctgttgtcctggATGAATccttataatgtaaataaaataatttgactACATTTTGGTCACCTAAGACGCTGTCGACTGATCAAttgactaaaggactaaaggactacagccctagCTGGCACCCACGGTAAATACTACAGGCAAGTGGCTTTTtacagaggattactgaaaccagaGAGAATAAaggaaaatacaactccaggtatccaggtatatttttgatgagggaacagtgttataacatggttaaaagctcataaaagtccattttaagtTTTGTGAGACCTTGTGAGGCAGGACAGGCTTGAGGCTGCGGCTGAAGTAGCTGAAACTGTCTCCACTCTTGTGCACCTGGACCCTCTCCCCGTCATACTTGATCTCTGAGTACATGCCGTTAGGACACTTTTTCATGGCGTACTCCACAGACTTACACGCCTCCGCCTAAAATACACAAGGAATGTGTTGGCAAACAGCAAAGCATTCTGCGACAAGATGACAGATTTTAGCATGCTAACTACTGGAGTTAGTGTTTCACAAGAGAATTGTGAATAAATCAGTGGTCTACATAGTGAAACTTTTTTCTCTGGCAAATGACGTCTTGAGACCCAACCCCTCATCAGTGATTTTAAgatgacaatatttaaaaaccTTTCTAACACCAAAGGTCAAATTACAAAACACTCATTAACAAAGTAAATTGTAGagtaatatttattatatttactatatttacAGGTGTTGATGTCGGAAAAGCAAAAGGTTTTTGACCCCTTTGGCGGAGTTTGCTTTATGCTGTTACTCGTGTTTCAGGATGTTTTTGGGATATGAAGCCTATGGATCATTGTATTTGAACCGCTGTGGAATAAACAGATCACATTTGCAACATTATTGGGCTATCAACTGACTTATTGAACAAGCACACAAAAGCAAAGTATGGCAGTAGCTACCTAGCGAATCGTACCGGGGGAACACACACCAGGCTTCTATAGGCAGTGCAGAATATTAAGCAAGCACATCACCTCCACTCCATTTGACAATAGTTGGTGAGTGCCTTGTGTGGCTGCATGTGTCCTCCTCACCAGCATGGGCTGCACTGGGGTCATGAGCGATGCCTCTATCGTCAGCAGCTTCCTGGGGCCCGAGCCATTTGACGCCTCCTGCTGGTTCCTCAGCACCCGCTCaatcacgtctcccaggttccTTGAGGCTTTGAATGCATCATACGCGTTTGGGTCCACAGCATCCAGACTGTACACAGAGTAAAGATTGTACTTTACATTGTATTTCAAAGGGACAAGAGTCTTGAAGATCAGGATTTGTGCTGATACGATGAATCAAATTTGAATGGTTGAtttaagtgggactaaacacctaaacctgCCCACAACTACAGATAGAGATGCTTGTGAAagtgggcagtacctggaggagtgaggggggaagaggagcgaagtctggaggtataagaagagtgtgattggtctaacaggtaaccacacttcaaactctgcccctgcagccagatctttgtaatcagaaacacctggctttaatcaAGACAGTCTTTTGTgttgtcaccaactactggaaaccACTGTAGGCAGTACAAGCTTTAAGATTTTggcatttttgaccagaaatctGCAAATTAAGCTTGCGCATAAGTTGCCATGAAAAGGACTCGTTAAGGTGATAATggtattaaaacaccatatacacacacacacatatttagtagcaaaaaagtggaCTTAGTGTTTAAATTCACTTTAAGTCTATTTTAATACCTAAAGCAAACATAAAACACGAGAACAGCATGTAACAATTAATAGTTTTGCAGTAAGTGATATTAGACTTTCAGATTTCACTTTGCACTAGTTTGCGAATGTAGAACATACAGTATATTTGGATGAATACAGGGTTAGAAAGACACACCATAGAGTCCCTCTAAAGAGGACTTagatatatataatgtgtacaGTTCACACTTACACGTGTTTCGCTCCAGCATTCATCTTCAGATCATGTTTGATCAGACGAATAATGCATTTCAAGTCATTGCTTGTGCATCTGTGAAAAAAAGAATTATACAGGAGAGCAGTGGTCAGATTCGGTGGAGTTAGTTGAGAAGTTACATATAAAGGGTTTGCCTTTTTACTGAAGTTTGTTGGGTGGGGAGTTAAGACTCCAGTGAATGCCTTACTTTTTGGCAATGTCCTCCAGCTCGCTCTGCTGCTCATCCTCCTTGGTGAGTTGGGCCAGTCGGGTCAGGGAGGAGTCAACTTCCTGGAGTGTTAGCAGGCTTTTGGCAGCAGGAGGAAAGGACTTACTATCCTCAAAGAACATCCTCACAGTCTCCGACACATCCCCCTGAAGCAGCATGGAGACATGGAGGACAAGGACTCAAGAGGACACAAGAACTATTTCTGTAGTGCATCATATCCTGTCTTTTAGAAGAACCATTTATGACAGGGAGGATAGTGTTTAGTGACTGTAGGTTTAGGGGTTTGCTTATActacaagtaaataaaaactgCCTCCATAAGCGATGGACTAAGCTGAGGGCACCACAAACACCACAAGCCCTAAAGACATTTTGATTCAAAGAGGCCAACTAGGGCTCTTTTGTTACGATTTTCAGTTTGTTCGCATCTCCTACCATCTGTCGCATAGAGAGCCTTAGCATTATATGCAATATTTCTTTGATTGTCCTCATACTGTACATATTGTATTGAGTGTAAGAGTACGAGCAGTATGAGATACCTGTTCCAGATCGCGCACCATCTCATCCTGGTTACACCTGAAGATGCGGCTAAAGAGTTTGACGATCTGTTTGTCGTTGAGGTTGTACACACTCTTCACCACTCCAGGCAGCAGCAGTTTCACAGTTAGGAACAGGTCTCCATGGAACTTATCTGCTCACACACAGACGAGAGGCTTAAGGACTGGAGCCTTCCTGAGTTCTATGTCACTTCAAACCTCAGGGAACAGTTTTCAGATGTAGA from Periophthalmus magnuspinnatus isolate fPerMag1 chromosome 14, fPerMag1.2.pri, whole genome shotgun sequence encodes the following:
- the lig3 gene encoding DNA ligase 3 yields the protein MLICRRTSQTFRALSTFLGQHLASLSFQTCAQSLHALASPPHFTRFTSAPNPIRLSSLSLYRFPSPSPHRPLYSPANMSEQRFIVEYAKRGTAGCKKCKDKIAKGVVRIGKIVPNPFSESAGEMKEWYHVKCIFEKLERARATTKKIEDITDLEGWEELQDEDKELINKHVTELMAKINASPKKKVQAKLNTSGQLTSPPPGDPSTNAPRKFSGFTAAKASPSSGSLGPSSSTPSAQGSALSSQLCDPSHKDCLLREFRKLCALVAENASYNTKTQIIQKFLKKGSGGDKFHGDLFLTVKLLLPGVVKSVYNLNDKQIVKLFSRIFRCNQDEMVRDLEQGDVSETVRMFFEDSKSFPPAAKSLLTLQEVDSSLTRLAQLTKEDEQQSELEDIAKKCTSNDLKCIIRLIKHDLKMNAGAKHVLDAVDPNAYDAFKASRNLGDVIERVLRNQQEASNGSGPRKLLTIEASLMTPVQPMLAEACKSVEYAMKKCPNGMYSEIKYDGERVQVHKSGDSFSYFSRSLKPVLPHKVAHFKDYIPKAFPGGHSMILDAEVLLIDTKTSKPLPFGTLGVHKKAAFQDANVCLFVFDCIYFNGVSLMERPLCERRKFLHDNMVEVPNRILFSEMKHVTRAADLADMITRVIREGLEGLVLKDVKGNYEPGKRHWLKVKKDYLNEGAMADTADLVVLGAFYGKGANGGIMSSFLMGCLDPDSGKWCTVTKCSGGYDDAMLARLQKELDVVKISKDPSKIPGWLKIVKNYYPDFIIRDPKSAPVWEITGAEFSKSEMHTADGISIRFPRMTRVRDDKDWESATNLHQLRELFRISKENNDFQVSAGPSGAKEERSSSGGDSPPPPAPPPALPSAASKKKSTSTPKVGASTPKAKAVKSEPRTPDSEAGSAKKVKKCEVHTNGQSHHRSSAQLLEPSKDKTLLDIFSGVKLYLPSSLQDFHTLRRYFVAYDGDLVPDYASSSATHSMGEVEEDSQVQRVSAHWLWECIRKRRLVPAC